The window TCTTGGAGGccaattgttgtgccattcatccaccaccatcacctcatgtttcagcatgataatgcacggccccatgtcgcaaggatttgtacacaattcctggaagtgtcccagttcttccatggcctgcatactcaccagacaagtcacccattaagcatgtttgggatgctctggattgacgtgtacgacagcatgttacagttcccgtcaatatccagcaacttcgcacagccattgaaggagtgggacaacattccacaggctacaatcaacagcctgatcaactctatgcgaaggagatgtgtcacgcagcatggtggtcacaacagatactgactggttttctgatttttaaggtatgtgaccaacagatgcatagctgtatttccagtcatgtgaaatccatagactaggacCTAATGgacttatttcaattgactgatttccttatgtgaacgGTAACGCAGTTGGATGTtacctttatatttttgttcagtatacaatgttattaatccatcctcagttctctcctatcacagccactaAACTGTAACTGttataaagtcaccattggcctcatggtgaaatccctgagcggtttcctttctctccggcaacAGAGATAGGAAGGACGACTAAACATGTAGTGACTGGGAGtaatgatacaccatccaaagtgtaattaataacttgatgctcaaagggataatttgtgtttacccatctaccaataggtgcccttcttcgcaaggcattggaaaacctctctggtctttgtggttgaattggtgtttgaaattcactgcttgataGAGGGAacttacatataattgtatgtgtgaggtacagagacaaggtagccattcaaaaatcatgttaaacactattattgcacacagagtgagctTATTACGTGACTTGTTAAACCACATTTTTGGGCCCTAACAAAGGGATTAAATACTTGAGTCTaactttcattttttattaattagtcAAATGTTCAAAAACAAATTATgctaacattatggggtattgtgtgtaggccaatgaccAACAATCTACatgtaattcattttaaattcaggatgtaacaacaaaatgtggaaaaagtcaaggggtgtaaatactttctgaaggccctgtaatCTAATTGGAGAGCCTTAACCCTCTTATTTCAAAGGTGATCAGCACAACATTGAAACCAGGGAAAACAAGAAATTGCATTGGGAATAGGTCACTTTCAATTAATAGGGAATGATGTTAGAAAAAGCAATAAATGCACAGTATgcaccaggctgtatcacatgatggggagtcccatagggtggcgcacaattggcccagcgacgtccgggtttggtcggtgcaggcagtcattgtaaataagaatttgttcgtaactgacttgcctagctaaataaaggttaacattACAGTATGCACTGAGTATCTCATCCCTTCGCCCTTTTCACTCACCCCATGCTTGACAGTTTTGGCTGCGTGAGCGGCTTTCTTCTTGGTGTCGTACTGTGTTAGAACGTCTATCAGACCCATGAAGTACACCTCCTTCTGAGGGGctcctgaggggggaaaacaGACCAGATGCTGAATAAAGTCACTGCTTAAAAACCCAAATGACCCAACTTCCAGTGTAACTTCAAATCCAGGAATAGAGTAAattccatttaaaaatcattcaATTCAGTAGGGAAATTGAGAATCCAATGGCTTAAAATTATTGACTTGATCCAAACCCTGTAATTTCCTAACTTCCATTGAACCTACCAGGGGCACTCCTTATGGCATACACATCCACATAGGGGTCAAACTCCCCGGGCCCCAGGGGCTTGCAGGAGGCCATGTAGCCAGCGATGCCCTCAGGAGACGTGCTGTAGGAGCACGCGTTAGGGACCTGCATCAGGCCATTCTCAGTCTCCCCATCCTCCTCAATAGAgggttcctctccctcctcctcttcccgcTCAGCCCGCCCCAAGTCATGGATACCCAGGAGCAGGCTGTAGTCCATAATCTTTAGCTTGACAAGAAACTAtagaacaggacacacacaccagatgatTACtatggatggagatggtggtATAATGGCAACAAACAGCTAGAATGTTTCTACTGCCACCTTGTGTTAGACTCAATAGAATAGGATGACAGTTTCTAGAACTTGAGAGGTCAACATAGAAATAGACTGAATTCTAGTTCTAAATCTGTGGAGGTCACATTACCTCCACATCTCTGTTGAGTTTCTCCATGACCTTCTCCTTCTGCTCCTCGTTCACATACACCTTCTGCATGTTGTTTCTGAAGTCCATGTCCTTGTAGGTGGGCAGCTCTTTCACCTGAGGGACCGTTATGAAACAAACGCATGAGAACTTTCCCAAGCATGTCAAGTGGCCCCTAAAACtaaactctggacctcgaagacCATTCCactacattttttaaacattttcaaGGATCATCAATTTGTAATATTATGCAATTGTTTCTAGTCGCCACCAGTAGATTGCCACAACCTCATGAGGAAAAAAACAACTTACTCTTCAAAtaaaatcttattggtcacaaacacatggttagcatatgttattgtgagtttagcaaaatgtttatgtttctagatctgacagtgcaggagtatctaacaggtaatatctaacaattccacaacaaaacctaatatctaacaaattccacagcaaaacctaacacacacaatctagtaaaggaatgggataagaatatataagtTTAAAATATATGGAtcagcagtgacagagcggctaagatgcaataatgtaggatacagtatatacaatatACAACTTTCAATGCAGAATTACttacccattgttcctcaactgcagtgtatgatatacaactTTATAATCGCTGAGTCTTTACTTTTAtccaacataaaaaaatatatttcaaattttgctacataagacagaGTCAAGGTGGTGGGTCACATGTACTGTGGGTTAGTGTCACAATACCAGAATTTAGACTTTAATTCCAATAGCAGGTTTAGTATCACGATGCTCTATACCAGAACGATACCATGGCAAAAGAAGGTGTATTAGCCaaagtcacagaatggcacttgatccagacaAATGTTTTGAGCTCAAACTCATTACACTTGACATTTTTCAGACAGCCATGTATGCATTAATGCAGAATCCAAAACtctgtcctcgggaccccaagggttgcacattttgtttttcctctagCACTACATCGctaattcaaataatcaactaatcatcaagctttgataatttgaatcagctgtgcagtcttaatgggaaaaaaacaaaacatgcaccccTTGGTTTCctgaggacagagtttgggaaacgctgtatTAATGAATTAATTACATCATACAATCAATTTGACTTCATTTTTACCAATGTAGCTACATAACATAATGGTAATCATTTATTTGAATGCTATATCTATTGATAAACCAGGTATATCGAGATATAGGCCTATTCACAACacaggtgaatgcatattcaataAGAGTGTATGCATGCATTGATGTTttgagcttgttttggctgattttAATGGGGCTACAGAGGACTCAACGACATTTGCATAAAAGCAGCAATGCCTTCTTTTATAAATGCGTGCTCTATATCTATGAGCTAATGacatcattcacacacacacagtgaaaaagACTGGAGAGATGTGACTATGGCGAGGGACACAAAGTGAATTGATAAAGATTTTGggaatagctaggtttccatccaattggtgacagattttcatgcgaatatttaaaaaaatctgtatAACAactatatgcacattttcccaccagagatgtgtttcttTCACATTTACTTTTTGCACTAtaggttagagcctgtaaggattttgggcggcagggtagcctagtggttagagcattggactagtaaccgaaaggttgcaaattcaaatctccaagctgacaaggtacaaaatctgtcgttctgcccctgaacaggcagttaacccactgttcctaggccgtcattgaaaataagaatttgttcttaaatgacttgcctagtaaaataaagttaaataaattcactgtatggtctacctacacctgttgtattcggcgcacgtgacaaataaactttgatttgatgataAAAGGCTGCACGTGACATAATACCTAAAAATTCTGTACCAAATATAAATacatgttaaatcaaatcaaattttatttgtcacatgtgccaaatacaacaggtatagaaattcttacttacaagcccgtaaccaacaatgcagttaagaaaatactaaaaataaataaaagtaagaataacaaatcattaaagagcagcagtagataacaatagcagggctatatacagtgttgaggtaatatgtacatgtagatagagttattaaagtgactatgcatagataacagagagtagcaattGTTCTCGCGGGAGGAGAGGGGCAATGCAATtcatctgggtagccatttgattagatgttcaggagtcttatggcttggggtagaagctatttaggaccctcttggatctagacttggcactccggtactgtttgccgtgcggtagcagagagaacagtttatgactaaagtggctggagtttttgacaatttttagggccttcctctgacaccgcctggtatagaggtcctggatggcaggaagcttggccctggtgatgtactgggccgtacacactaccctctgtagtgccttgcggtcggaggccgagtagttgtcataccaggcagtgatgccacCCGTcaaatgctctcgatggtgcagctgtaaaaccttttgaggatctgaggacccatgacaaatcttttcagtctcctgagggggaataggttttatcgtgtcctcttcacgactgtcttggtgtgcttggaccatgttagtttgttggtgatgtggacaccaaggaacttgaagctctcaaccttctccactacaaccctgtcgaagagaatgggggcgtgcttcgtcctcctttttctgtagtccacaatcatctcctttgtcttgatcacattgaaggagaggttgttgtccttgcaccacatggtcaggtctctggcctcctccctataggctgtctcatcgttaaatgggtttccatcgtattttcaactctactgatgttTCTCACAAAACAATTGTTTTATATAGCGAGATTATATTATGGACAAAATAGTAAGAATGgtagccaagcatcgatcatcatgtcaccaaaaTAAGGcccttgatatttattggaaaggggcatcaagctcatcaccttgcactttcaccaccctgtttaGCTCATAATTTAGTTCCTCTGTaccctaataaactgcatgctttcccgatgAGTCGTAGAGGGAGGACCACAGAACATGTTATCACGTGACTAAGTTTAAttcaatatgatggttattatatcaataccaacccaaaaagatcccaccttgtctggTGTATTTTGTTTTGCCGACATTAAaggattggatggaaacctggttaatgaTTATGTTTTTTTGGTGACAATCAGCACATTTTGCATTATGGTACCACAAACAAAGTACTATggtagtgaattgatgttagcGTCATCTGTAACATAGCAAAAAAAGTTGGAAGCTACTGGTATGTTCTGTTCTTGCATTGTAAAGTGTTCTAGCCTATAAAGGACATTGCTTTGCGAACAGTAATTAACAGTTGCAACATTTCTACATTATTCAACTGTTTGCTTCTGTACAGCATGAgaggggagctaacatgatgcatccCAGACTCCCAGTGAGTTCAGTGGTTCCTCAATACACGCTAGGGATAACTGGAGCAGGCACGGTGCCATAAGGTGATATTGTCTACAGACTTGATCCTTTCTCAGGCAGTAGACAAAGTGAAACGCGTATGATAGAAGTACCGAAAGTAACAAATTCTAGTACCAAACTGTTTTTTTATGTTATAGGCTATAAAAAGTTCAGAACTTCCggtataccgtgcaacactacTGTGGGTGCCTAACAGAGCTAGTCCTTAAGGCAATTTTCACATGCATGGTTGGTTGGGTGAGACATAGACATTCTTAGTTGGCTTACCCGCTCTTTGTCACTTGCTTCACGAGACACCAGAGAGCCCTGAGTATCAATAAGATTAGAGTTTAATAGGCAAGGTCAGGGATTATACGAGTGTAAATCATGAAGTAGCGTAAGGAACAAGCATTACAGAACACTACAGGTGTACAAGCATTATAAAACAGGTGACTAgagttgcaaaattccagtaactttccccAAAAGTATAATAAATCCTCCAATCAGGATTCCTGGAAAACCTGGGGATTTTCAGTAAGTAacaggaattttgcaaccctaggtgtgtctctctctcatctggatgtagtactgtgtgtgtgtgtgtacgcgtttGTGTTTTTCGTTCAGTCTCACCTTAAGGTCGTACTTCCTGTGCACCACCAGTCTGTGGCTGAACATGTTCCTCATGACGATCAGGTAGGTCTCCTCATTCTCTACACCTACACGGTACATCCCCAGGAACTGGGGCAGCAGAGTGCTGCCGTGACACTTCACTATGTGCTGCAGccagggagaagaggggggacaaATTAATGGCGAATAGACTGTGATTGTGTCTGAAATCACTCCAAgggccccggtcaaaagtagtgcattatatagagccatttaaaaaaaaatgtaaatcacGTTTGAGGGATGCCCACGCATCCCACACCAAAAACCTCTGTAGCAGGATAGCTAACGCTTAAGTCGAGACCTTGACTAATAGTGAGTGagtgattaaaaataaaaacaagcaAGACTGACGGCTATAGCTCTGTTCAACAAGTATATTCTTCTTCTGGCTATACCCATCTCTATTTGTGATATTTTACCTTGCCTGGCTGGCTTGCTACAGTAGGTAATCAAACCTCTGATGAAATCTGTGATGTATCTGATTACATGTTTGTTAACTTGAATGAGCTGCATTTGAAGTTGCACATGATCATATCCACTGCTAGGTAAACAGAGCTTTTTGATTCCAAACTGCGCTCACAACTTCTCATAAAGTGCTTCTATGTGGAATAGGATGCCATCTGGAACACATCAGTACTATACATTCACATGACTCCTTTCACCTCTGGTTGAATATGAAAATGAAACATTTTTCTACACTGGAACCGTATTGCTTGCTCTTACATTCTCTTTATCTTGCTCTTTCTCCCTTTCCAGGTTACAAATATGTCCCTACTTAGTCTGATCAAAAATGTGTCAGACCAAGTGTCAAATTGAAACAGAGGTGGTCCCTGCAGAGATCTCCTTACTAttaacctttctggcgcaggcattccgctagcgacccacctcgacaacatctggtgaaattgcagagtgccaaattcaaaagtcataataaacattcataaaaaatacaagtgttatgcatcagtttaaagattaacttcttgttaatccagccgctttgtcagattccAAAAAGGATTTACgccgaaagcataccatgcgattatctgaggacagcgcacggcttacaaaagcatacaataattttacaaccaagtaaaggaattacaaaagtcagaaatagcgataaaattaatcacttacctttgaagaacttcatatggttgcagtcacaagagtcccagctacacaatacatttttgttttgttcgataaagtccctctttatatcccaaaaactctgttttgttggcgcgtttcattcagtaatccactggctcaatgCCGGTCAAAACATGCAGATGAATACATCCTAATTGTACCGGTAAAGTTCGTCAAAACATATCAAAttatgtttataattaatcctcaggttgtcaattgtctaaataatcgataatatttcaaccggacaatagcgtattcaattaaaaggaaaaacaacgaaggggGCGCAATCGGTCACGCACGCAAACCAGCAATACATGATTCTACACTCCACTGGCAGAAAGGTCTcattcttcttaatttttcagaaaaaaaagacttattttccaccataatttgctaataaattcataaaaaatcctacaatgtgattttctggattattcttctcattttttctgtcatagttgaagtgtacctatgatgaaaattacaggcctctcatctttttaagtgggagaacttgcacaattggtggctgactaaatacttttttgccccactgtacaaaaaatacttttttgccccattactgagatgagtaatgtgggGTATGTAAagaaagtggcatagtttaaagtcactagtgatacatgtattacataaagatggagtagatgatagagtacagtatatacatatgagatgagtaatatagggtatgtaaacattatattatattaagtggcattgtttaaagtgctaGTGATACATATTTACACCAATTTCCataaatttccattattaaagtggctggagttgagtcagtatgttggcagtagccactcaatgttaatagtggctgtttaacagtctgatggccttgatagaagctgtttgtcagtctctcggtccctgctttgatgcacctgtactgacctcgccttctggatgacagcggggtgaacaggcagtggctcgggtggttgttgtccttgatgatctttatggccttcctgtgacatcgggtggtgtaggtgtcctggagggcaggtagtttgcccccggtgatgcattgtgcagacctcactaccctctggagagccttacggttgtgggcggagcagttgccataccaggcggtgatacagcccgacaggatgctctcaattgtgcacctgtagaagtttgtgagtgcttttggtgacaagccaaatttcttcagcctcctgattaAATATGTCcggaaacacaccagccagctctataagcattcaattgaaaataaccacatcaaaaaaatcccagttcctggatggattttcctcaggtttttgcctgccatatcagttcagttatactcacagacattattttaactgttttggaaactttagagtgttttctattgaaatctactaattacagtgccttgcgaaagtattcggcccccttgaactttgcgaccttttgccacatttcaggcttcaaacataagaatctaaaactttattttttttgtgaagaatcaacaacaagtgggacacaatcatgaagtggaacgacaaatcaaaaactgaaaaattgggcgtgcaaaattattcagcccccttaagttaataatttgtagcgccacctttgctgcgattacagctgtaagtcgcttggggtatgtctctatcagttttgcacatcgagagactgaaattttttcccattcctccttgcaaaacagctcgagctcagtgaggttggatggagagcatttgtgaacagcagttttcagttctttccacagattctcgattggattcaggtctggactttgacttggccattctaacacctggatatgtttatttttgaaccattccattgtagattttgctttatgttttggatcattgtcttgttggaagacaaatctccgtcccagtctcaggtcttttgcagactccatcaggttttcttccagaatggtcctgtatttggctccatccatcttcccatcaattttaaccatcttccctgtccctgctgaagaaaagcaggcccaaaccatgatgctgccaccaccatgtttgacagtggggatggtgttttcagggtgatgagctgtgttgcttttacgccaaacataacattttgcattgttgccaaaaagttcaattttgttttcatctgaccagagcaccttcttccacatgtttggtgtgtctcccaggtggcttgtggcaaactttaaacaacactttttatggatatctttaagaaatggctttcttgccactcttccataaaggccagatttgtgcaatatacgactgattgttggacagagtctcccacctcagctgtagatctctgcagttcatccagagtcactggtcacgatggcaacacccatccgtagcacgcgctccagcaggtgtatctcactgatcatccctaaagccaacacctcatttggccgcctttcgttccagtactctgctgcctgtgactggaacgaattgcaaaaatcgctgaagttggagacttttatctccctcaccaacttcaaacatcagctatctgagcagctaaccgatcgctgcagctgtacatagtctattggtaaatagcccaccctttttcacctacctcatccccatactgtttttatttatttacttttctgctcttttgcacaccaatatctctacctgtacatgaccatctgatcattcatcactccagtgttaatctgcaaaattgtaattatttgcctacctcctcatgccttttgcacacattgtatatagactccccctttggtttctactgtgttattgacttgttaattgtttactccatgtgtaactctttgttgtctgctcacactgctatgctttatcttggccaggtcacagttgcaaatgagaacttgttctcaactagcctacctggttaaataaaggtgttctcaactagcctacctggttaaataaaggtgaaataaataaaaatatttaaaaaaagtgatcatgggcctcttggctgcatctctgatca of the Oncorhynchus kisutch isolate 150728-3 linkage group LG17, Okis_V2, whole genome shotgun sequence genome contains:
- the LOC109908291 gene encoding phosphatidylinositol 5-phosphate 4-kinase type-2 gamma isoform X1, whose translation is MASIGNAVSSPMVILAPKTKTKKKHFVQQKVKVFRASDPVLSVFMWGVNHSINDLNQVPVPVMLLPDDFKANTKIKVNNHFFNKENLPGHFKFKEYCPQVFRNLRERFGIEDLDYQVSLTRSPPVRGGDAQGEGILLTSYDRTLVIKQISSEDVADMHGILSEYHQHIVKCHGSTLLPQFLGMYRVGVENEETYLIVMRNMFSHRLVVHRKYDLKGSLVSREASDKERVKELPTYKDMDFRNNMQKVYVNEEQKEKVMEKLNRDVEFLVKLKIMDYSLLLGIHDLGRAEREEEEGEEPSIEEDGETENGLMQVPNACSYSTSPEGIAGYMASCKPLGPGEFDPYVDVYAIRSAPGAPQKEVYFMGLIDVLTQYDTKKKAAHAAKTVKHGAGAEISTVHPEQYAKRFRDFIANIFA
- the LOC109908291 gene encoding phosphatidylinositol 5-phosphate 4-kinase type-2 gamma isoform X2 is translated as MLLPDDFKANTKIKVNNHFFNKENLPGHFKFKEYCPQVFRNLRERFGIEDLDYQVSLTRSPPVRGGDAQGEGILLTSYDRTLVIKQISSEDVADMHGILSEYHQHIVKCHGSTLLPQFLGMYRVGVENEETYLIVMRNMFSHRLVVHRKYDLKGSLVSREASDKERVKELPTYKDMDFRNNMQKVYVNEEQKEKVMEKLNRDVEFLVKLKIMDYSLLLGIHDLGRAEREEEEGEEPSIEEDGETENGLMQVPNACSYSTSPEGIAGYMASCKPLGPGEFDPYVDVYAIRSAPGAPQKEVYFMGLIDVLTQYDTKKKAAHAAKTVKHGAGAEISTVHPEQYAKRFRDFIANIFA